DNA from Gammaproteobacteria bacterium:
GGCCCGGGCGGCAGTGGTGGCACGGTGCTGTTCGAGCGCATCACGCCGCGCTTCGCCGAGGGCGAGCACGCACGCGGCAAGGCCGGCATCGGCTATCGCGACAACGGCAACGTGCGCAGCGGTTACGCTGACCTCACTGCCGGCGGCACCCAGGGTTTCGTGCGTGTTTACGGCAACAAGGCCGAGGCCGACAACTACAAGGACGGTACCGGCACCGAGGTGCGCTCCGCATACAAGGATGACGGTTACGGTGCCATCCTCGGCTGGACCCCGGACGACAACACCCGCCTGGAGGTCAGCTATGATGGCCTGCGCGAGCGCGACGTGCTGTACGCCGGTGCGGGCATGGACTCGCCCAAGAGCGACGCCGACATCCTGCGCGCGCGCTTCAGCCGCGAGGCCATGAGCGGCCCGATCACCGCGGTGCACGCCGAGGTCTATCAGTCCTGGGTCAA
Protein-coding regions in this window:
- a CDS encoding TonB-dependent receptor plug domain-containing protein; its protein translation is MRKPRLSLLALMCAASYSVAHAEDVTSLETIQVEGERFTPSTQVIDMADDTAAPAADAGSLLRDLPGVDGIRMGGKGIDPVIRGQQGNRLNILTDGAYIFGACPNRMDPPTAYMAPELFDRITVIEGMQSVVYGPGGSGGTVLFERITPRFAEGEHARGKAGIGYRDNGNVRSGYADLTAGGTQGFVRVYGNKAEADNYKDGTGTEVRSAYKDDGYGAILGWTPDDNTRLEVSYDGLRERDVLYAGAGMDSPKSDADILRARFSREAMSGPITAVHAEVYQSWV